A genomic region of Antennarius striatus isolate MH-2024 chromosome 16, ASM4005453v1, whole genome shotgun sequence contains the following coding sequences:
- the LOC137610382 gene encoding tryptase-2-like, translating to MAFCKIVTALVLIYNTGGLFAAEVGSSIVGGQDAPKGGWPWMVHLNITSYTQQKWRCGGTILNNQWVLTAANCWDRKREANLKRSMAWVGTSDLQRASARYLGIVTVVSHPKYLAQGGGYVNDIALVKLKKKISFSDQVAPVSLPGAGAAFGPASECWITGWGDIGTGVPLPDPEPLQQLRIPIMPQGECEKAHPELTADMLCAGDLAGGRDACRGDYGGPLVCRAPRGFVQVGIMSYGSPSGCALPGQPGVYTRVSSFLRFINDYIHPQEASAEV from the exons ATGGCTTTCTGCAAGATAGTCACAGCTCTGGTCCTGATCTACAACACTGGAG GGTTGTTTGCTGCTGAGGTGGGGAGCTCCATTGTGGGGGGGCAGGATGCTCCGAAGGGCGGCTGGCCCTGGATGGTGCACCTGAACATCACGTCCTACACGCAGCAGAAGTGGCGCTGTGGGGGCACCATCCTGAACAACCAGTGGGTGCTGACTGCTGCAAACTGCTGggacag GAAGCGTGAGGCCAACCTGAAGCGCTCGATGGCCTGGGTGGGCACCAGCGACCTGCAGAGGGCCTCCGCCCGCTACCTGGGCATCGTCACGGTGGTCTCTCACCCCAAGTACCTCGCCCAGGGCGGGGGCTATGTCAACGACATCGCCctcgtcaagctgaagaagaagatcagCTTCTCGGACCAGGTGGCCCCCGTCAGCCTGCCCGGCGCCGGCGCCGCCTTCGGGCCAGCGTCAGAGTGCTGGATCACCGGCTGGGGGGACATCGGCACCGGGG TTCCTCTGCCGGACCCCGAGCCCCTCCAGCAGCTGAGGATTCCCATCATGCCTCAGGGCGAGTGTGAGAAGGCCCACCCTGAGCTGACTGCAGACATGCTGTGTGCCGGAGACCTGGCTGGGGGGCGGGACGCCTGCAGG GGGGACTACGGCGGCCCCCTGGTGTGCCGTGCCCCCCGGGGGTTTGTGCAGGTGGGCATCATGAGCTACGGCAGCCCCAGCGGCTGCGCCCTCCCCGGCCAGCCCGGCGTCTACACCCGGGTGTCCAGCTTCCTGCGCTTCATCAACGACTACATCCACCCCCAGGAGGCCTCCGCCGAGGTCTAG
- the cln3 gene encoding battenin: MERTASLNADPLPSGAPDRVTQWRNWVGFWLLGLCNNFAYVVMLSAAHDILKKQDPGNATVSSSSTPAVDFQAVNSSNSSRYDCNPVTTGAVLLADILPSFSIKLICPFMIHKVPYGIRVLLCTVATAASFLLVSFSSAVWMSILGVSFASFGSGLGELSFLSLSTYFSRDVLGGWSSGTGGAGVAGAVLYSVFTQAGLSPRVSLLLMLFAPMALLLSYFLVLVPPPSLHQWTVGHMGYEAVGSDDRQHLLGGAENEEQDKTATDTPIGDRLTLTEKLHTLKGLLRFMFPLTLVYLAEYFINQGLMELLYFPRFFLSHAEQYRWYQMLYQIGVFVSRSSLCCVKIRKVLLLSLLQVVNAVVLLSAVQYQFLPNAWVLFAIIFYEGLLGGATYVNVFYFISKESEDRRREFSLAAASVGDSLGIALAGLASFPVHRYFCSL; the protein is encoded by the exons ATGGAGCGGACCGCCAGCCTGAACGCAGACCCGCTCCCGTCCGGAGCTCCCG ACCGTGTCACACAGTGGCGGAACTGGGTGGGGTTCTG GCTCCTTGGCTTGTGTAATAACTTTGCTTACGTGGTAATGCTGAGTGCCGCCCACGATATCCTCAAAAAGCAGGACCCTGGAAACGCCACAGTATCT AGCTCCTCCACACCGGCTGTGGATTTCCAAGCAGtgaacagcagcaacagcagtcGCTACGACTGTAATCCTGTCACCACTGGG GCTGTGCTGCTAGCCGACATCCTCCCATCCTTCTCCATCAAGCTGATTTGTCCGTTCATGATCCACAAAGTGCCTTATGG GATCCGGGTGTTGCTCTGCACCGTTGCCACAGCAGCCAGTTTCCTTCTGGTGTCTTTCTCCTCAGCTGTGTGGATGAGCATTCTGG GGGTGTCCTTTGCCAGCTTCGGGTCTGGACTGGGGGAGCTGTCCTTCCTCTCCCTCAGCACCTACTTCAGCAG GGATGTACTGGGAGGGTGGAGCTCAGGAACTGGTGGTGCTGGTGTAGCTGGAGCTGTCCTCTACTCCGTCTTCACACAAGCCGGCCTGTCGCCGCGggtttctctcctcctcatgcTGTTTGCTCCAATGGCtttgctgctcag CTACTTCCTGGTGTTGGTCCCCCCCCCGTCGTTACACCAGTGGACGGTGGGACACATGGGGTATGAAGCCGTGGGCTCAGACGACAGACAGCACCTGTTGGGGGGGGCGGAGAACGAGGAGCAGGACAAAACAGCCACag ACACCCCGATCGGAGACCGTCTCACCCTCACAGAGAAGCTGCACACGTTGAAG GGGCTGCTGAGGTTCATGTTTCCCCTGACTCTGGTCTACTTAGCTGAGTACTTCATCAACCAGGGCTTG ATGGAGCTCCTGTACTTCCCCAGGTTCTTCCTGTCCCACGCGGAGCAGTACCGCTG GTACCAGATGCTCTACCAGATCGGCGTGTTCGTGTCTCGATCGTCCCTGTGCTGTGTGAAGATCAGGAAGGTGCTTCTGCTGTCACTGCtccag GTGGTGAATGCGGTTGTGCTGCTGTCAGCGGTGCAGTACCAGTTCCTGCCCAATGCCTGGGTGCTGTTTGCTATCATCTTCTATGAGGGTCTGCTGGGTGGAGCCACCTACGTCAACGTGTTTTACTTCATCAGTAAGGAG AGCgaggacaggaggagggagTTCTCTCTGGCGGCTGCCAGCGTGGGGGACAGTCTGGGCATCGCTCTGGCGGGACTGGCCTCCTTCCCGGTGCACAGATACTTCTGTTCGCTCTGA